The Colletotrichum higginsianum IMI 349063 chromosome 2, whole genome shotgun sequence genome has a segment encoding these proteins:
- a CDS encoding Nadp-dependent alcohol dehydrogenase-like protein has translation MAASNTQRMRMGLAIPRLYRVFFLGIEPVSALIGAYYAHVRPDDYLHLTHAVSKPDVIPQGTSIVLSQLANLYLFFALNEALVLRSTSDLRVWKTVLFVLLVADMGHLYTVRSLGPEVYYNLFKWNAIDWGNVPFVYLGASMRVAFLAGVGLTRRRKLADKQQ, from the coding sequence ATGGCTGCCAGCAACACCCAGCGCATGCGGATGGGCCTCGCCATTCCCAGGCTTTACcgcgtcttcttcctcggcatcgagccTGTGTCTGCCCTCATCGGCGCCTATTATGCCCATGTTCGTCCCGACGACTACTTGCACCTGACCCACGCCGTCTCCAAGCCGGATGTCATCCCCCAGGGCACCTCTATCGTCTTGTCGCAGCTCGCGAACCTCtacctcttcttcgccctcaACGAAGCCCTCGTTCTACGCTCGACGTCAGACCTGCGCGTGTGGAAGACGGTACTCTTCGTGCTGCTGGTGGCCGACATGGGCCATTTGTATACTGTCCGAAGCCTAGGTCCCGAAGTGTACTACAATTTGTTCAAATGGAATGCCATCGACTGGGGAAACGTCCCGTTCGTCTACCTCGGAGCGTCGATGCGTGTCGCGTTCCTCGCCGGTGTAGGGTTGACCCGCCGCCGAAAGCTGGCCGACAAGCAGCAGTAG
- a CDS encoding WD repeat domain-containing protein, with product MSGRIYHVSEWAPTQDAIHDEPASTSAIQEDDMDGHVNARPSFQQQRRLRSMSLSLPWRRKSCILHLDSDLPSHLEELSLERSRSHGSPSDDNAFKHALDTHAPGHGSGNGNGNGNGNGNGSIKGMFRRASISLKGMVHHHKRHSIGGAHGLGLGLDDAHHQAQRPGTSHTHSPWHRLRQATSFRHIKSSHGHDAAQGDAPASDPFFPCLPLPGNANEPPVIPFHTGGAAKAAAAAQNQALHNKWLRASSDDFTDRESGIGITVTGGDSDVDLDAEDANISRIDFVAQLPVELAIQVLAHLDATALGTASRVSREWQQMIKNQHVWRESFLREKTGTYATSLPVQPGTGQGVPPINPDVNWKHIYKAKDELDRRWREGKAKPVYLNGHLDSIYCLQFDETKIITGSRDKTIRVWDMRTFGCRLVIGPPEVVNDVSLLLDEDGNTVHYATLPDNQRANPSMPAMVSFPTHHKASILCLQYDDRMLVTGSSDSSCIVYNVRSGYRPIRRLQHHTAAVLDLAFDEKHIITCSKDVSICVWDRATGTLLRQLRGHSGPVNAVQMRGNTIVSCSGDFRVKLWNIDTGKNIREFQGHTKGLACSQFSEDGRYVASAGNDKVIRIWDANTGECLREMKAHDNLVRSLHIDSVSGRLVSGSYDTDIKVFDMETGRQLLDFPRWHASWVLSAKSDYRRIVSTGQDPKILIMDFGADVPGIEALESGGVCEIEGGYI from the exons ATGTCTGGACGCATCTACCACGTCTCCGAATGGGCTCCGACTCAGGACGCCATCCACGACGAGCCCGCTTCCACCTCGGCCATCCAGGAAGATGACATGGACGGACATGTTAACGCCAGACCTTCCTTTCAGCAGCAACGCCGCCTTCGTAGCATGAGTCTCTCGTTGCCCTGGCGCCGCAAATCATGCATCCTCCATCTCGACTCCGACCTTCCGAGCCACCTCGAAGAACTCTCCCTCGAGCGATCTCGGAGCCACGGCAGCCCCAGCGACGACAATGCCTTCAAACACGCACTTGACACACACGCGCCAGGACACGGCAGTGGAAATGGAAATGGAAATGGCAACGGCAATGGCAATGGGAGCATCAAGGGCATGTTTCGTCGCGCCTCCATTTCGCTGAAGGGCATGGTCCACCACCACAAGAGACACTCTATCGGCGGTGCCCATGGACTTGGGCTCGGTCTCGACGATGCCCATCACCAGGCCCAGCGCCCGGGGACTTCCCACACACACTCGCCCTGGCATCGTCTCCGTCAAGCCACGAGCTTCCGCCACATCAAATCCTCTCACGGTCACGATGCCGCCCAAGGCGATGCCCCGGCTTCCGATCCATTCTTCCCCTGCCTGCCGCTCCCTGGCAACGCTAACGAGCCGCCCGTCATTCCCTTCCATACCGGCGGAGCTGCCAaagccgccgctgccgcgcAGAACCAGGCACTTCACAACAAGTGGCTCCGTGCCTCGTCAGACGATTTCACCGATCGTGAGAGCGGTATCGGCATCACTGTCACGGGCGGCGACTCAGATGTCGACCTGGACGCAGAGGATGCCAATATCAGCCGCATCGACTTTGTCGCCCAGCTCCCTGTCGAGCTGGCGATTCAGGTGCTCGCGCATCTTGACGCAACCGCCCTCGGTACCGCGAGCAGGGTCTCCCGCGAATGGCAGCAGATGATCAAGAACCAGCATGTCTGGAGGGAGTCTTTCCTACGCGAGAAGACGGGTACCTATGCGACCAGTCTCCCCGTCCAGCCAGGAACCGGCCAGGGTGTGCCCCCGATCAACCCCGACGTCAACTGGAAGCACATCTacaaggccaaggacgagctcgaccggcgatggcgggagGGCAAGGCAAAGCCCGTATACCTGAACGGCCACTTGGACAGTATTTACTGCCTGCAATTTGACGA GACCAAGATCATCACTGGCTCCCGCGACAAGACGATCCGGGTCTGGGACATGCGGACCTTTGGATGCCGCCTGGTCATTGGACCGCCCGAGGTTGTCAACGACGTCTCCCttctgctcgacgaggacggcaacacAGTTCACTATGCCACCCTTCCCGACAACCAACGAGCAAACCCGTCGATGCCCGCAATGGTTTCGTTCCCCACACACCACAAGGCCTCGATTCTTTGCTTGCAGTACGACGACCGCATGCTCGTGACGGGCTCGTCCGACTCGAGCTGCATCGTGTACAATGTCCGCTCGGGCTACAGACCGATCCGCCGTCTCCAGCACcacaccgccgccgtgctggaCCTCGCGTTTGACGAGAAGCACATCATCACCTGCAGCAAGGACGTCAGCATCTGCGTCTGGGACCGCGCCACGGGCACTCTGCTCCGTCAGCTGCGTGGGCACTCGGGCCCTGTCAACGCTGTCCAGATGCGCGGGAACACCATAGTGTCGTGCTCCGGCGACTTCCGCGTCAAGCTCTGGAACATCGACACGGGCAAGAACATCAGGGAGTTCCAGGGCCACACCAAAGGCCTGGCGTGCTCCCAGTTTTCAGAAGACGGCCGTTACGTCGCTTCGGCCGGCAACGACAAGGTCATTCGCATCTGGGACGCCAACACGGGCGAGTGCCTACGCGAGATGAAGGCCCATGACAACCTTGTGCGCAGCCTGCACATCGACTCGGTCAGCGGCCGTCTTGTTAGCGGCAGTTACGACACAGACATCAAGGTGTTTGACATGGAGACGGGTCGGCAACTGCTCGACTTCCCGCGATGGCATGCTAGCTGGGTGCTCAGCGCGAAGAGTGACTACCGGCGGATCGTCAGCACAGGTCAAGATCCCAAGATCCTCATCATGGACTTTGGCGCCGACGTGCCGGGCATCGAGGCCCTGGAGAGCGGCGGTGTCTGTGAGATCGAGGGCGGATACATCTGA